In Candidatus Paceibacterota bacterium, a single genomic region encodes these proteins:
- a CDS encoding methyltransferase domain-containing protein, with protein sequence MIMKEGIFTISIDFEFAWGYVDKDISASQKEDIKKEVEITRKLINLFEKYDVPVTWAIVGKLLEPGDDLLWHDTENLIPLIKNSKAGHEIGSHSYSHIIYGENSEEVVREDITKAQEIHQRNNLTFKSFVFPRNSEGYYRELREAGITSFRHNEHPSRLTHFLSYFWLGAVSGLPEVHSSGLMSIPGGMLLIGRNGLRKLIPSNFIIKKAKNSLKSAEKNKKIFHLWFHPSNFAYDTDNQFRILEEILKTAKSLNIKIMTMNEIATEFKESEKGENKAVSSHHDNASVFADRYKVYEKNPYASAFTYDRKKLFEFLLSFIDKNLKVGDKVLDVGSGTGYFSNLLEQKSFAVSAVEPAEGMREYSQNNYPGINFQNASLSSLPFADNSFDTVFAIEVFRYLNLEEQIQGYRECLRVLKPGGKLVVTLVNKYALDGFYIKYKFFALLEKLGIKELPNYCDFRTPDSIRKFFTSKLNINNNNIHTGGVLFASTRLAYKISPKFGQWFAHKIENLDNILSIKPWHQKFSGYLVLVVKK encoded by the coding sequence ATGATTATGAAAGAGGGCATATTTACTATCAGCATTGACTTTGAATTTGCTTGGGGCTATGTCGATAAGGATATTTCTGCAAGCCAAAAAGAAGATATTAAAAAAGAAGTAGAAATTACGAGGAAGTTAATTAATTTGTTTGAGAAGTATGATGTCCCGGTGACTTGGGCTATCGTGGGTAAACTTTTGGAACCTGGTGATGACTTATTGTGGCACGATACGGAAAATTTAATACCTCTTATTAAAAATTCCAAAGCAGGTCATGAAATAGGTAGCCACTCATATTCACACATAATTTATGGTGAAAATAGTGAGGAGGTTGTGAGGGAGGATATAACTAAAGCTCAAGAAATACATCAAAGAAATAACCTAACTTTCAAATCTTTTGTATTCCCGCGTAATTCGGAAGGGTATTACAGAGAGCTCCGGGAAGCAGGCATCACATCTTTTAGGCACAACGAGCACCCTTCTAGGCTTACACACTTCCTTTCTTACTTTTGGCTTGGGGCAGTTTCTGGGTTGCCGGAGGTACACTCATCTGGTTTAATGTCTATCCCTGGGGGCATGTTACTTATTGGGCGTAATGGCTTAAGGAAACTGATTCCTTCGAATTTTATTATCAAGAAAGCTAAGAACTCATTAAAATCAGCAGAAAAAAATAAAAAAATATTTCACCTCTGGTTCCATCCTTCCAATTTTGCCTATGATACTGATAACCAGTTTAGGATTTTAGAAGAAATACTAAAGACAGCCAAATCACTAAATATTAAAATTATGACGATGAATGAAATAGCTACTGAATTTAAAGAAAGCGAAAAGGGGGAAAATAAAGCGGTCTCCTCGCATCATGACAATGCCTCTGTTTTTGCTGATCGTTATAAGGTATATGAAAAGAATCCTTATGCTAGCGCTTTCACTTACGACAGGAAGAAGCTTTTTGAATTTCTTCTTTCTTTTATAGATAAGAATTTGAAGGTGGGGGATAAGGTGTTGGATGTCGGTTCGGGTACCGGTTATTTTTCTAATTTACTTGAGCAAAAAAGTTTTGCTGTTTCAGCTGTAGAGCCAGCAGAAGGTATGCGAGAGTATTCCCAAAATAATTATCCGGGTATTAATTTTCAAAATGCCAGTTTGAGTAGCTTGCCCTTTGCCGACAATTCTTTCGATACAGTTTTTGCTATCGAAGTTTTCAGATACCTGAATTTAGAGGAGCAAATACAAGGCTATCGGGAGTGTTTGCGAGTTTTGAAGCCGGGAGGGAAGTTGGTAGTCACTCTCGTCAATAAATATGCTCTCGATGGTTTTTATATTAAATACAAGTTTTTTGCTTTGCTAGAGAAACTTGGTATCAAAGAATTGCCCAACTATTGCGATTTCAGGACCCCTGATTCTATTAGGAAATTTTTCACATCAAAATTAAATATAAATAACAATAATATTCATACCGGAGGCGTCTTATTTGCTTCTACCAGACTAGCTTACAAAATCTCTCCCAAATTTGGCCAATGGTTCGCCCACAAAATCGAAAACCTGGACAATATTCTCTCCATCAAACCCTGGCACCAAAAATTCTCCGGCTATTTGGTTTTGGTGGTAAAAAAATGA
- a CDS encoding glycosyltransferase has protein sequence MFLVPNTRKILIFSLVYYPHYVGGAEAAVKEIADRINPEVTEFHMITLSRSSLDKKEEKFGNVVLHRIGFPIFKQDVVSYHRFVLFINKLLYPVSAFFKANSLHKKYSFHATWSLMANYAGYSAYFFKIFNPRVSFILSLQEGDSEEHLKYKWAGLIDLSWRLTLKKADFLVAISNYLLDRAKTFGFRGEAYLIPNGVDLGKFDMEIWKDGKIKIRKDWGFKEDDVVLITSSRLNVKNGVVDVIKALANLSDNIKFIIFGIGELENELKKLVQKLNLESRVKFMGFVSHDDLPGYLKASDIFIRPSLSEGMGNSFLEAMAARLPVIATPVGGIVDFLRDGETGYFCKPEDPESIVVAVNRCVSDPNKNQVIENAYKMVVEKYDWNNIAVDMGQKIFAKI, from the coding sequence ATGTTTCTTGTGCCAAACACTCGAAAAATACTCATATTTTCACTCGTCTATTATCCTCATTATGTAGGTGGGGCTGAGGCTGCCGTGAAAGAAATTGCTGACCGTATAAATCCTGAAGTTACCGAGTTCCATATGATTACTCTTTCTCGTTCATCTCTCGATAAAAAAGAGGAAAAATTTGGCAATGTCGTATTGCATAGGATCGGTTTTCCTATCTTTAAACAAGACGTGGTAAGTTACCATAGATTTGTTTTGTTTATAAATAAACTACTTTATCCTGTCTCGGCCTTCTTTAAGGCTAACTCCCTACATAAAAAATATTCTTTTCATGCTACTTGGTCTCTTATGGCCAATTATGCTGGCTACTCTGCTTATTTCTTTAAAATTTTTAATCCTAGAGTGTCCTTTATTCTTTCTTTGCAAGAAGGCGATTCAGAAGAGCATTTGAAATATAAATGGGCAGGGCTTATTGATTTATCATGGAGATTGACTCTAAAAAAAGCTGATTTTTTAGTAGCTATCAGTAATTACTTATTAGATAGAGCTAAGACTTTTGGCTTTAGAGGAGAAGCATATTTAATTCCAAATGGGGTAGATTTGGGAAAATTTGATATGGAAATATGGAAAGATGGAAAGATTAAAATAAGAAAAGATTGGGGATTCAAAGAAGATGATGTGGTTTTAATTACAAGCTCGAGGTTGAATGTGAAGAATGGAGTGGTGGATGTAATAAAAGCTTTGGCCAACCTTTCCGATAATATTAAGTTTATTATTTTTGGTATTGGAGAATTGGAGAATGAATTGAAAAAATTAGTGCAGAAATTAAATTTGGAATCCAGAGTTAAATTTATGGGTTTTGTCAGCCATGATGATTTGCCTGGGTATTTGAAAGCCTCCGATATTTTCATTCGTCCTTCTCTTTCAGAGGGTATGGGCAACTCATTTCTAGAGGCTATGGCGGCAAGGTTGCCAGTTATTGCTACGCCAGTAGGGGGGATCGTGGATTTTTTGAGAGATGGGGAGACTGGATACTTTTGTAAACCAGAAGATCCAGAGAGTATAGTTGTAGCAGTCAATCGCTGTGTTTCCGATCCGAATAAAAACCAAGTTATAGAGAATGCTTACAAAATGGTGGTAGAAAAATATGATTGGAATAATATCGCGGTAGATATGGGGCAGAAGATTTTTGCAAAGATATAA
- a CDS encoding type IV secretion system DNA-binding domain-containing protein: MPPDDKVTYFAETDSRNKRLAFGIKSKDRLRHLYTIGKTGMGKSTLLENLVIQDIQNGEGVAFIDPHGKTADLLLDYIPEHRIKDVIYFAPFDTEYPISFNVMEDVGPMRRHLVLSGLMSAFEKLFGEESFSDRMQYILQNTILALLEYPGATMLGINRMLTEKVYRQKVVDNVTDSSVKTYWTKEFASYTERFAAEATPAIQNKIGQFTSNPLIRNIIGQPKSSFDMRKIMDEKKILIVNLSKGLVGESNANLLGSMLVTKIYLSAMSRSDVTEAELGKLPNFYLYVDEFQSFANKSFADILSEARKYKLALNIAHQYIEQMAEEVRAAVFGNVGTMIAFRVGSFDADVLEKEFAPVFIAEDMVNLGKYQMYLKLMIDGVPSQPFSALGMAPIPKPEISYRKEVVAESRATYAHPKEEVERVINEWYAPVKEEARNPKPDLSDGKAGVRKENEGRRQEYRNVKIEPRIEIPRPQIKVEAKVEPKKETISLNTLNQDNRRKDKGPTEKNMNALKEALSKLQVVPKNTAINTANFVKPLEQKKEIPLPSPPKPKVNEVPEDVLRGVLRGS, translated from the coding sequence ATGCCTCCTGATGACAAAGTTACTTATTTTGCTGAGACGGATTCGCGCAACAAACGCCTGGCTTTCGGTATAAAATCGAAAGATAGACTGCGCCACTTATATACCATTGGTAAAACAGGCATGGGTAAATCGACCCTTCTCGAGAATTTGGTTATTCAAGACATTCAGAATGGGGAAGGGGTGGCTTTTATCGATCCTCACGGCAAGACGGCTGATCTTTTACTCGACTACATTCCCGAACACCGAATAAAAGATGTAATTTATTTTGCGCCGTTTGATACCGAATACCCCATATCTTTTAACGTAATGGAGGACGTGGGGCCAATGCGAAGGCACTTAGTACTTTCTGGCCTTATGAGTGCCTTTGAAAAACTTTTCGGTGAAGAAAGTTTTTCGGACCGAATGCAATATATTTTGCAAAATACCATCCTCGCTCTGCTTGAGTATCCAGGTGCTACCATGCTTGGTATCAACAGGATGCTTACCGAAAAAGTCTATCGACAGAAAGTGGTCGATAATGTTACCGATTCTTCAGTAAAAACATATTGGACCAAGGAATTTGCTTCGTATACCGAACGTTTTGCCGCGGAAGCTACTCCTGCGATCCAAAACAAAATTGGTCAATTTACCTCCAATCCCTTGATCAGGAATATCATTGGTCAACCGAAATCTTCGTTTGATATGCGTAAAATCATGGACGAAAAGAAAATCCTGATCGTCAACTTATCGAAGGGCTTGGTCGGAGAAAGTAACGCTAACTTGCTCGGTTCGATGTTGGTGACTAAAATTTATCTCTCTGCTATGTCGCGTTCCGATGTTACGGAAGCCGAGCTTGGGAAGCTTCCGAATTTTTATTTGTATGTGGATGAATTTCAATCCTTTGCTAACAAAAGTTTTGCCGACATTCTTTCCGAGGCGCGTAAATATAAACTCGCTCTTAATATAGCTCACCAATATATCGAACAAATGGCCGAGGAAGTGAGGGCTGCTGTGTTCGGTAACGTAGGCACTATGATTGCTTTCAGAGTCGGCTCTTTTGATGCCGATGTTTTGGAAAAGGAATTTGCTCCTGTGTTTATCGCTGAGGACATGGTCAATCTTGGAAAGTACCAAATGTACCTGAAGCTTATGATCGACGGAGTGCCTTCCCAACCTTTTTCTGCTTTAGGTATGGCTCCTATTCCAAAGCCGGAGATTTCGTACAGGAAAGAAGTGGTGGCAGAATCACGAGCGACGTATGCTCATCCGAAGGAAGAAGTGGAAAGAGTGATTAATGAATGGTATGCCCCAGTAAAGGAGGAAGCTAGAAACCCGAAACCCGATTTATCCGACGGTAAGGCGGGAGTCAGGAAGGAAAATGAAGGAAGAAGGCAGGAATATAGAAATGTAAAAATAGAACCAAGAATTGAAATCCCACGACCACAAATAAAGGTCGAAGCAAAAGTAGAGCCCAAAAAAGAAACAATTTCTCTTAATACATTAAATCAAGACAATAGAAGAAAAGATAAGGGGCCTACGGAGAAAAATATGAACGCTCTGAAAGAGGCCCTCTCTAAACTTCAGGTTGTTCCAAAAAATACAGCGATAAACACAGCAAATTTTGTTAAGCCGCTAGAACAGAAAAAAGAGATACCACTTCCTTCTCCACCAAAACCAAAAGTAAATGAAGTCCCAGAAGATGTTTTGAGGGGGGTGCTCAGGGGCTCATAA
- a CDS encoding putative glycoside hydrolase, with translation MKRKFFSYIFLGAIILAFFVAVFGLSLPVKYSSSDSSTTLSTGQTVPKIIHISTPEPLKAIYMTSCVASLRDWRNKIADLIDVTELNSVVVDIKDYTGTVSFGDLGPKGEGCRVSDMLEFIQDLHDRGIYVIGRVAVFQDPLYAKLHPELAVKRKSDGGVWKDRKGLSFIDVGAKEYWNYIVEISKESEKIGFDEINFDYIRFPSDGNMNDIAFTHTGSTTKPLMLKQFFQHLDKSLEGVEIKTSVDLFGMVTTNSDDLGIGQVLENALPYFDYISPMVYPSHYPAHFNGWPDPNKVPYELIKYVMQSAVTKTELLASTTQNFNIKKEQLRPWLQDNDYPIPYTAEMVRAQIQGTYDAGLTSWMLWDPANKYTEAALLKN, from the coding sequence ATGAAGAGGAAATTTTTCTCCTACATTTTTCTAGGAGCCATAATTTTAGCTTTTTTTGTTGCTGTTTTTGGTTTATCTCTCCCGGTGAAATATTCAAGTAGCGATAGTTCTACGACTCTTTCTACAGGCCAAACTGTTCCTAAGATAATTCACATTTCCACACCGGAGCCACTCAAGGCAATCTACATGACATCTTGTGTAGCCAGCCTTCGTGATTGGCGAAACAAAATAGCTGATTTGATAGATGTGACGGAACTCAATTCTGTGGTAGTCGACATCAAGGATTACACGGGCACTGTTTCTTTTGGTGATCTGGGGCCTAAAGGGGAGGGCTGTAGGGTTTCTGACATGCTTGAATTTATTCAAGATTTACACGATAGAGGAATATATGTCATCGGTAGGGTGGCAGTTTTCCAGGATCCTCTTTATGCTAAGTTGCATCCCGAACTTGCAGTCAAAAGGAAAAGTGATGGTGGGGTGTGGAAGGATAGGAAAGGACTCTCTTTTATCGATGTTGGAGCGAAAGAGTATTGGAATTATATTGTTGAAATTTCCAAAGAATCGGAAAAAATTGGTTTTGATGAAATAAATTTTGACTACATTCGTTTTCCTTCCGACGGTAACATGAACGATATTGCGTTCACTCATACTGGTAGTACTACCAAGCCTTTGATGCTTAAACAATTTTTCCAACATTTAGATAAAAGTCTGGAAGGTGTTGAGATAAAAACTTCAGTAGATTTATTTGGGATGGTGACTACAAACAGTGATGATTTGGGCATAGGTCAGGTACTTGAAAATGCTCTGCCTTATTTCGATTACATTTCTCCCATGGTCTATCCTTCACATTACCCAGCTCACTTTAATGGCTGGCCTGACCCAAACAAAGTACCTTATGAACTTATAAAGTATGTCATGCAGAGTGCTGTTACAAAAACTGAACTCCTAGCCTCCACTACTCAAAATTTTAATATAAAAAAAGAACAGCTTCGTCCATGGCTCCAGGACAATGATTATCCGATTCCTTACACTGCCGAAATGGTGCGGGCTCAAATTCAAGGCACTTACGATGCCGGTCTTACCTCTTGGATGCTGTGGGATCCGGCGAACAAATATACAGAAGCTGCGTTATTGAAAAATTAG
- a CDS encoding GIY-YIG nuclease family protein, whose protein sequence is MYYVYILRSLKDKKLYIGYSENLKRRFEEHEKGEVPSTKPRRPLDLIFYEAYKNITDAKRREKYFKTDKGKSSLKMMLKEYFNKNIK, encoded by the coding sequence ATGTACTACGTCTATATTTTACGAAGTCTAAAAGATAAAAAGTTATACATAGGCTATTCAGAGAATTTGAAAAGAAGATTTGAAGAACATGAAAAAGGAGAGGTTCCTTCTACTAAGCCACGAAGACCTCTTGATCTAATTTTTTACGAGGCTTACAAAAATATAACTGACGCTAAAAGAAGGGAAAAATATTTCAAAACAGATAAAGGAAAATCGTCTTTAAAGATGATGCTGAAGGAGTATTTTAATAAAAATATTAAATAA
- a CDS encoding LAGLIDADG family homing endonuclease produces MERTKPIVSNEYIVGLTDGEGCFYVNVRKSSLYRMGFNVQLHFHIKMQEKDRFLLEKVKNTLKCGAVYFQKEQRVNHAQCYRYSISSYSDVLKILIPFFKQYPLQSFSKQKNFELFCKVAKLVQSKDHLTKDGLERIRKLKAKMNLKTIGLA; encoded by the coding sequence GTGGAAAGGACAAAACCGATAGTTTCAAATGAGTATATTGTAGGATTAACGGATGGAGAAGGATGTTTTTACGTAAATGTAAGAAAATCTTCTCTCTACAGAATGGGGTTTAATGTTCAATTGCATTTTCATATAAAAATGCAGGAGAAAGATAGATTCCTTCTGGAAAAAGTTAAGAATACTCTGAAATGTGGAGCTGTGTATTTTCAAAAAGAGCAGAGAGTTAACCATGCTCAATGCTATAGATACAGCATAAGTTCATATTCAGATGTTCTTAAAATATTGATCCCATTTTTCAAACAATATCCTCTTCAGAGTTTTTCTAAACAGAAAAATTTTGAATTATTTTGTAAAGTAGCCAAACTAGTTCAATCAAAAGATCATCTTACTAAAGATGGTTTAGAGAGAATCAGGAAGCTAAAAGCAAAAATGAATTTGAAAACTATCGGGCTCGCGTAG
- a CDS encoding YciC family protein, whose protein sequence is MFSISESVKYGWARMKENMHLSVLSTLLMLAVGAVSGGGKGLFKSLFGILAAILLIVIRIGYSKIFLRITDNDKPKFSDIFRSYPLFWKYLGISILFPVIVFVGLLLLILPGILWAVRFSFAPLILVDTNMGIIASMKESWAITEGNFWSLLLFWIVVGVLNFLGFLALGIGLLVSVPVTTFSSIFVYRALSRGRAGITI, encoded by the coding sequence ATGTTTTCGATTTCTGAGTCTGTCAAATATGGTTGGGCAAGGATGAAAGAGAATATGCATCTTTCTGTTCTCTCCACTTTGCTTATGCTAGCAGTAGGAGCTGTTTCTGGAGGAGGGAAAGGGCTTTTCAAATCACTCTTCGGAATTTTAGCGGCGATACTTTTAATCGTGATACGCATCGGTTATAGCAAAATTTTTCTCCGTATAACTGACAATGACAAACCTAAATTCAGTGATATTTTCAGGAGCTATCCTTTATTTTGGAAATATCTAGGAATCTCTATTCTTTTTCCGGTCATAGTTTTTGTTGGCCTCTTACTTCTTATCTTGCCGGGTATTTTGTGGGCTGTAAGGTTTTCTTTTGCTCCTCTTATCCTTGTCGATACAAATATGGGCATAATTGCTTCTATGAAAGAGAGTTGGGCTATCACCGAGGGTAATTTCTGGAGTCTTCTTTTGTTTTGGATCGTAGTTGGGGTACTTAACTTCCTAGGTTTCTTAGCATTAGGGATTGGCCTACTCGTATCGGTGCCGGTTACCACGTTTTCTTCCATATTTGTATACAGGGCTCTCTCGAGAGGGAGGGCTGGAATCACTATTTGA
- the secF gene encoding protein translocase subunit SecF has protein sequence MKIIKYRKIFYCFSALLFAISIWAISAYGLKPGIDFTGGSLLNVSYEGATPTVGEVNDALSVLDLGGISVRNAGDDSFIIRTKEIDQSRKAGVMALLSIEGKYVPIEKEFNTVGPVLGIEAINKSYLSIILVLVAIILFITFAFRKVSKPISSWVYGGVALVALAHDVIIPTGIFAILGHFQGFEVDTLFVTALLVILGFSIHDTIVVFDRVRENLKISNDRGGKEEFEAIVGRSISETFTRSINTSVTTLLAIVVLYFFGPEATKHFALTMGIGIIAGTYSSIFFGSPLLVTIQKWRNKV, from the coding sequence ATGAAAATCATCAAATATAGAAAAATATTTTATTGTTTCTCGGCCTTACTTTTCGCTATTTCAATTTGGGCTATTTCAGCTTATGGATTAAAGCCCGGTATTGATTTTACTGGTGGTAGTTTGCTCAACGTTTCTTACGAAGGAGCCACCCCCACTGTGGGAGAAGTGAATGATGCCCTTTCTGTACTTGACCTTGGAGGTATTTCTGTGAGGAATGCTGGTGATGACTCCTTTATCATCAGAACAAAGGAAATCGATCAGTCCAGAAAAGCTGGTGTCATGGCACTTCTTAGCATTGAAGGTAAGTATGTGCCTATCGAGAAAGAATTTAATACGGTCGGGCCAGTTCTCGGTATAGAAGCTATCAACAAATCTTACCTATCCATCATATTGGTTTTAGTGGCTATTATCTTATTTATCACTTTTGCCTTCAGGAAGGTTTCCAAACCGATCAGCTCTTGGGTTTATGGAGGAGTGGCACTAGTCGCTCTCGCTCACGATGTCATTATTCCTACAGGGATATTCGCCATTTTAGGCCACTTTCAAGGGTTCGAAGTCGATACTCTTTTCGTGACAGCCCTTCTTGTTATCCTAGGCTTTTCTATTCACGATACTATCGTAGTATTTGATCGGGTTAGGGAAAATTTGAAAATAAGTAATGATAGGGGAGGTAAGGAAGAGTTTGAAGCAATTGTAGGCAGAAGTATTTCGGAAACATTCACTCGCTCTATAAATACCTCCGTTACCACCCTTCTTGCTATTGTTGTTCTCTATTTCTTTGGACCTGAAGCTACCAAGCATTTTGCTCTTACTATGGGCATCGGTATCATCGCCGGTACCTACTCATCCATCTTTTTCGGTTCACCATTACTTGTTACTATTCAGAAGTGGAGGAATAAAGTATAA
- the secD gene encoding protein translocase subunit SecD — translation MAKYRFWAILIIFASIVMGLWIWNGEKTGENKFKLGLDLSGGTQLIYRADTSKVASGEIDDSMEALRNAIERRVNLFGVSEPLVQVETSGIGGEGQNRLIVELPGVTNVQEAIDQIGKTPTLEFMLMKPDFDLSSVGDGVVPEDVFIATGLDGGKLQKATIQFDPNFPTQPIIGLQFNTEGKNLFAEITKNNIGRIMGIFLDGLLIQAPYIREEIPSGEAVITGDFTAEEAKQVVRDLNYGALPVPVELISTQSIGATLGQQAVADSLKAGLYSFIIIAIFLIGWYRGPGLVSVVALIIYTVINLALFKLMSVTLTAAGIAGFILSIGMAVDANILIFERTKEEFKKGKNKVDALSEGFKRAWTSIRDSNLSSIITALILFYLASTPVVKGFALVFLIGVLVSMFSAITASRTILFAMQSDKK, via the coding sequence ATGGCTAAATACAGATTTTGGGCAATACTCATAATTTTCGCTTCGATCGTCATGGGGCTTTGGATTTGGAATGGCGAGAAGACTGGTGAAAATAAATTTAAACTTGGGCTAGATTTGTCCGGAGGGACACAGCTTATATATCGAGCTGATACTTCTAAAGTTGCTTCCGGTGAAATCGATGATTCTATGGAAGCTCTAAGGAATGCTATTGAGAGAAGGGTGAACCTTTTTGGCGTGTCAGAGCCTCTAGTACAAGTAGAAACTAGTGGCATTGGGGGAGAGGGGCAGAATAGGCTTATTGTTGAATTGCCCGGGGTTACTAATGTGCAAGAAGCTATAGACCAAATCGGCAAAACTCCCACACTGGAGTTTATGCTCATGAAGCCTGATTTTGATCTGTCTTCGGTAGGTGATGGCGTAGTCCCTGAGGATGTTTTCATCGCTACAGGTCTCGATGGTGGTAAATTGCAGAAAGCCACCATTCAGTTTGATCCAAATTTTCCAACCCAACCGATTATTGGCTTACAATTTAATACTGAAGGTAAAAATCTTTTTGCAGAAATAACAAAAAATAATATTGGTCGCATCATGGGCATTTTCCTGGATGGGCTGTTGATTCAAGCCCCTTATATCCGTGAAGAAATACCTTCAGGCGAAGCAGTGATAACTGGTGACTTTACTGCTGAGGAAGCGAAACAGGTAGTGCGTGATTTGAACTACGGTGCATTACCTGTGCCTGTCGAACTTATAAGTACTCAGTCAATAGGAGCTACTTTGGGTCAGCAAGCCGTGGCTGACAGCTTAAAGGCCGGACTGTATTCCTTTATTATTATCGCCATTTTCCTCATAGGTTGGTATAGAGGTCCGGGACTTGTGTCTGTCGTTGCTCTCATTATCTATACCGTTATCAACCTGGCCTTGTTCAAATTGATGTCGGTTACTTTGACTGCTGCCGGTATTGCTGGCTTTATATTATCAATCGGAATGGCGGTCGATGCCAATATTCTAATATTTGAAAGAACAAAAGAGGAGTTTAAAAAAGGTAAAAATAAAGTTGATGCCTTGAGTGAAGGTTTTAAAAGAGCTTGGACATCGATTCGTGATTCGAATCTTTCGAGTATAATAACGGCTCTTATTCTTTTCTACCTAGCCTCTACGCCAGTCGTGAAAGGCTTTGCTTTAGTATTTCTCATAGGCGTCCTTGTTTCTATGTTCTCCGCTATTACAGCTTCACGCACCATATTGTTCGCCATGCAATCAGATAAAAAATAA
- a CDS encoding exopolysaccharide biosynthesis polyprenyl glycosylphosphotransferase, with the protein MFQNRKEALLLFLGDIVIFYFSLYLALAFRYFTFPAGEAFVQHAFPFSILSAVWIVTFFITGLYEKHTLLLKTRLPSTIFNAQISNTFLAVLFFYSIPYFKIAPKTILFIHLLISFALILAWRLYGVRLLRPATVQKGIIVGQGEEMRELIEEVNNNPRYGLEFISSIDVSEIESLNFKDEIISRVYSEGVQIIAIDLHNEKVEPILPNLYNLIFADVKFIDMYKIYEDIFDRVPLSLLKYNWFLENVSTSSHVAYDALKRIMDIIISIIVGSLNIVFCIVVGLAIKIEDGGKIFFTQEMIGKNNKVIKIWKFRSMSPARLASEVRSEARNEAQHITKVGKFIRSVRIDEWPQFWNVLKGDMSVIGPRAEIVSLVRNYENEIPYYNVRHLIKPGLSGWAQLYHRDPPKVVADAFKTRRKLSYDLYYIKNRSLMLDLKIALKTLKVILSRSGV; encoded by the coding sequence ATGTTTCAAAATAGAAAAGAGGCTTTACTTCTTTTTTTGGGCGATATCGTCATTTTCTATTTTTCCTTGTATTTAGCCTTGGCTTTTAGGTATTTCACTTTTCCTGCTGGGGAAGCCTTTGTTCAGCATGCTTTCCCTTTTTCCATCCTTTCTGCTGTATGGATAGTAACCTTCTTCATTACTGGCTTATATGAAAAGCATACACTTCTCCTCAAAACACGTTTACCGAGCACCATTTTCAATGCTCAAATTAGTAATACTTTCCTTGCTGTTCTTTTCTTTTATTCCATACCTTATTTCAAAATTGCACCCAAAACCATCCTCTTTATACACCTCCTTATCTCCTTCGCTCTTATCCTGGCTTGGAGGCTTTATGGGGTGCGTCTTTTGAGGCCAGCTACAGTTCAGAAAGGAATCATCGTAGGTCAGGGGGAAGAAATGAGGGAGTTGATTGAGGAAGTAAATAACAATCCTCGCTACGGTTTGGAGTTCATATCATCGATTGATGTGAGCGAAATAGAGTCACTTAATTTCAAAGACGAAATAATATCTCGGGTTTATTCCGAAGGGGTGCAGATCATCGCTATTGACCTACATAATGAAAAGGTGGAACCGATACTTCCGAATCTATATAATTTAATTTTTGCTGATGTGAAGTTTATCGATATGTATAAAATTTATGAAGATATTTTTGATCGAGTGCCCCTCTCGCTTCTGAAATACAATTGGTTTTTAGAAAATGTTTCCACTTCTTCACATGTGGCTTACGATGCCCTGAAGAGGATTATGGATATAATTATAAGTATTATTGTCGGTTCTCTGAACATCGTTTTCTGTATAGTGGTTGGCCTTGCGATCAAGATCGAGGATGGAGGTAAAATTTTCTTCACCCAAGAAATGATAGGCAAAAATAATAAGGTAATAAAAATCTGGAAATTTAGAAGTATGTCGCCCGCCCGTCTCGCAAGCGAGGTGCGTAGCGAGGCGCGGAATGAAGCCCAGCATATCACCAAAGTCGGTAAATTTATCAGATCAGTTAGAATTGACGAATGGCCTCAATTTTGGAATGTTTTAAAAGGTGACATGTCAGTTATTGGTCCGAGAGCCGAGATAGTATCTCTAGTTAGAAATTACGAAAATGAAATCCCTTACTACAATGTTCGTCATCTTATAAAACCAGGCCTTTCCGGTTGGGCTCAGCTATATCATCGCGATCCGCCCAAGGTTGTTGCCGACGCTTTTAAGACTCGTCGCAAGCTTTCCTACGACCTCTATTACATCAAAAACCGTTCCCTCATGCTCGACCTCAAAATTGCACTAAAGACTCTAAAAGTGATACTATCCAGAAGTGGAGTCTAA